TCTGGTTGAACTCGACCATCGGCTCGCCGAGGCAGACGAGGTCGGGCGTCGCTTTGGCCATTCGGCGCGCTCCGGTGGCGGTGGTGGTTGCGGACCCGTCCGGCGACGGGTACCGATGGCGTAACAGAAGCGCGCGCCGCACGGCAATGGCGCGCCGCGAGGAGGGGGGACGCGGTGTCGATGTTCGCGGGCGGCGCGGCGGCCGGCGTCCCCTACATGCTGCTGGCGATGCTGGTGTTCTCGGCCAACGACGCGCTGGCCAAGCACGTCGCCGCGCTCTGCCCGCTGATCCAGCTCCTGTTCATCCGCAATCTCGGCGCCGCGCTGATCGTCGTGCCGCGGGTCCACGCCTATGGCTGGCTGCGGGCGCTGGCGGTGCCGCGTATCGGCCTGCACGCGCTGCGCGGCGCGCTGATCCTGATCGAGCTGGCGCTGTTCTACACCGCCGTGCCGCTGATCCCGCTGGCCGACACGCTGACGATCTACCAGGCGTCCCCGATCCTGACGACGGCGCTGGCGGTGCCGATCCTCGGCGAGCGGGTCGGCTGGCGGCGCTGGACCGCCGTCGCCGTCGGTTTCGTCGGCGTGGTCCTGGTCATGCGGCCGGGCGGCGCCGAGGGGTCGATGGCGCATCTCATCGCGCTGGCCGGGGCGGTGGTGTACGCGGGGGTGACGCTGCTCACGCGTCTGCTGCGCGACGCGGGACCGGTGCCGATGATCGCCTGGCATGTCGGCGGCACCCTGCTGGCGGTGGCGCTGGCGGCGCCGTTCTTCTGGCGGCCGATCGATTGGACGACCGCGGTCCTGATCGCGATCATGGGCGTGGTGTCGACCGGCGGACACGTCCTGAACAACCGGTCGCTGGCGCTGTCGCCGGCCTCCGTGGTGATGCCGTTCCACTACACGCAGATCGTCTGGGGGATCGTGTTCGGCTGGCTGATCTGGCGCGACACGCCCGACGGCTGGATGCTGTCCGGCGCGGCCCTGATCGTCGCCAGCGGCCTGTTCATCATGTACCGCGAGCGGGTCGTGCGCGGCGGTGGCGCCTAGCGGCCGCACGGCGATCTGGCGTCGCGCTCCGGATGGTGGAATGCTGCGCCAAACCGCGCCGGCGGCGACCGGCGCCAACGGCCCCGCCGGAAGCGGGGCGGCGACGGGGAGAGGACGCTTGAAGCCCGACATCCTTCTGGTCGTGCCGCTGATCGACAGCGCGATGGCCGCGCTCGACGAGCGTTTCACCGTGCACCGCCTGTGGGAGGCCGCCGATCCGGCGGCGTTCGCGGCGTCGGTCGCCGACCGCGTGCGCGGTCTCGCCACCACCGGCGCGACCGGCGTGAAGGGCGATCTGATCGCGCGGCTGCCGAGGCTCGAGGCGGTCGCGTCCTACGGCGTCGGCGTCGACGCCATCGATCTGGCGGCCTGCCGGGCGCGCGGCATCGGCGTGTCGAACACGCCGGACGTGCTGACCCAGGAGGTCGCGGATTTCGGCATGGCGCTGCTGCTGGCCGCGGCGCGGCGCATCCCGCAGGCCGACGCCTACGTGCGCCGCGGCGACTACCGCCGCGACGGCAAGGACATGTATCCGCTGACGACGCGGGCGCGGGGCAAGCGCGTCGGCGTGGTCGGCATGGGCGCGATCGGAAGCGCCTTCGCGAAGCTGTGCGGCGCCTTCGATATGAAGGTGTCGTGGCACGGACCGAGGCCGAAGCCCGGCGTGCCGCACCCCTACGTCGCCGATCTGTCGACGCTGGCGGCCGAGGTCGATTTCCTCGTGCTGACCTGCAAGGGCGGGCCGGACACCGCCGGGTTGGTCGACGCCGCCGTGCTGCGCGCGCTCGGACCCAAGGGCACGCTTGTCAACATCGCGCGCGGCAGCGTGGTCGACGAGAGGGCGCTGGTGGCCGCGCTGGCATCCGGCGAGCTCGGCGCCGCCGCGCTCGACGTGCACGCCGACGAGCCGAACGCCGCGCCGGAGCTGTTCGCGATGGACAACGTCGTGATCCAGCCGCACGTCGCCAGCGGCACGCACGAGA
The genomic region above belongs to Rhodospirillales bacterium and contains:
- a CDS encoding DMT family transporter, translated to MSMFAGGAAAGVPYMLLAMLVFSANDALAKHVAALCPLIQLLFIRNLGAALIVVPRVHAYGWLRALAVPRIGLHALRGALILIELALFYTAVPLIPLADTLTIYQASPILTTALAVPILGERVGWRRWTAVAVGFVGVVLVMRPGGAEGSMAHLIALAGAVVYAGVTLLTRLLRDAGPVPMIAWHVGGTLLAVALAAPFFWRPIDWTTAVLIAIMGVVSTGGHVLNNRSLALSPASVVMPFHYTQIVWGIVFGWLIWRDTPDGWMLSGAALIVASGLFIMYRERVVRGGGA
- a CDS encoding 2-hydroxyacid dehydrogenase; protein product: MLRQTAPAATGANGPAGSGAATGRGRLKPDILLVVPLIDSAMAALDERFTVHRLWEAADPAAFAASVADRVRGLATTGATGVKGDLIARLPRLEAVASYGVGVDAIDLAACRARGIGVSNTPDVLTQEVADFGMALLLAAARRIPQADAYVRRGDYRRDGKDMYPLTTRARGKRVGVVGMGAIGSAFAKLCGAFDMKVSWHGPRPKPGVPHPYVADLSTLAAEVDFLVLTCKGGPDTAGLVDAAVLRALGPKGTLVNIARGSVVDERALVAALASGELGAAALDVHADEPNAAPELFAMDNVVIQPHVASGTHETRGAMGQLVVDNLAAWFSERRLLTPVT